In the Mya arenaria isolate MELC-2E11 chromosome 11, ASM2691426v1 genome, one interval contains:
- the LOC128207858 gene encoding uncharacterized protein LOC128207858, whose protein sequence is MFLMIIFSTALRSKRSELIFSTSLILQDKASPHKSKIVKELLEGYGWEVLDHLPYSPDLSVPDFDMFPKLKEPLRGIRYDSLDELECAVNGLRVQTSAISDLKEQIKKAQSTEDGSAYTRWGKSSCPGNGTETIYTELVAGAHYTHKGGAANYLCLTQQPSWNKYNDEEQAGGLVYGAEYEINFRSRQHFFGREITDEDPPCAVCRTERPTVIMIPGSRQCLDGWTMEYHGYLSSGFYGHDAASEYVCLDVDPEAILGGTSDNDGKLFYLTEVRCGASSLCPPYVNGRELTCVVCSK, encoded by the exons ATGTTTCTTATGATAATATTCAGCACAGCCTTACGCAGCAAGCGCTCAGAACTCATTTTCAGCACATCGCTTATCCTGCAGGACAAAGCGTCACCCCACAAAAGTAAAATTGTAAAGGAGCTACTGGAGGGATACGGCTGGGAGGTGCTTGATCATCTTCCGTACTCGCCAGATCTTTCAGTCCCTGATTTCGATATGTTTCCAAAATTGAAAGAACCACTTCGAGGAATCCGTTATGATAGTTTAGATGAACTAGAGTGTGCCGTGAACGGG CTACGTGTTCAAACATCGGCCATCAGCGATCTAAAGGAGCAGATAAAAA AAGCTCAATCAACAGAAGATGGTTCAGCTTATACTAGGTGGGGTAAATCTTCATGTCCTGGTAACGGCACAGAGACTATATATACTGAACTTGTTGCGGGGGCACACTATACACACAAAGGTGGAGCTGCCAACTACCTGTGTTTAACACAGCAACCATCTTGGAACAAGTATAACGACGAAGAACAAGCCGGCGGACTTGTCTACGGCGCTGAATACGAAATTAATTTTCGAAGCCGACAGCATTTCTTTGGTCGTGAAATAACTGATGAGGATCCACCCTGTGCTGTTTGCCGAACTGAACGGCCAACCGTAATAATGATTCCTGGCAGTCGACAATGCCTCGATGGCTGGACAATGGAATACCATGGCTACTTAAGCAGTGGGTTTTACGGTCATGATGCAGCTTCCGAATATGTGTGTCTAGATGTCGATCCGGAAGCAATTTTGGGCGGAACATCTGATAATGATGGCAAGCTGTTCTACCTGACGGAAGTCCGATGCGGTGCCTCCTCGCTTTGTCCGCCTTATGTGAACGGTCGAGAGCTTACGTGTGTTGTGTgctccaaataa
- the LOC128207857 gene encoding uncharacterized protein LOC128207857 codes for MGDNYSFEKSALYADLFGYKLYLQTKNQHRATVLGLKESKSTEDGSTYTRWGKSSFPGNGTETIYTGLVAGSHYTQKGTSVNYLCGAIIYGAEYEFDHHSRSYFFGREITDQDPPCAVCRTERPTVIMIPGSRQCLDGWTMEYNGYLSSRYYDHPAATEFVCLDVDPEVISGGTSNNDSKLFYLTELRCLSSSLCPPYVNGRELSCVVCSK; via the exons ATGGGAGATAACTACTCCTTTGAAAAGAGCGCTCTTTATGCCGA TTTGTTTGGATATAAACTCTACCTACAAACAAAGAATCAACACAGAGCAACCGTGTTAGGTCTTAAAG AATCTAAATCAACAGAAGATGGTTCAACTTATACTAGGTGGGGAAAATCTTCATTTCCTGGTAATGGCACAGAGACTATATATACTGGACTTGTTGCGGGATCACACTATACTCAAAAAGGTACATCGGTCAACTACCTGT GTGGCGCAATTATCTACGGAGCTGAATACGAGTTTGACCATCACAGCCGGTCATATTTCTTTGGTCGAGAAATAACTGATCAGGATCCACCCTGTGCTGTTTGCCGAACTGAACGGCCAACCGTAATAATGATTCCTGGCAGTCGACAATGCCTCGATGGCTGGACAATGGAATACAACGGCTATTTAAGCAGTAGGTATTACGATCATCCTGCAGCTACCGAGTTTGTTTGTCTAGATGTCGACCCGGAAGTTATTTCTGGCGGAACTTCTAATAATGACAGCAAGCTTTTTTACCTAACGGAACTCCGATGCCTTTCCTCCTCGCTTTGTCCGCCATATGTGAATGGTCGAGAGCTTTCGTGTGTTGTGTGCTCCAAATGA
- the LOC128208974 gene encoding short-chain collagen C4-like — MIFVWMIVAQFVLSGADTEPLCLSRFDYDYKLLSKLVELETGQKRLHETITEQQTVINELQTTITGSRSKEVGSVYTRWGKSSCPGNGTETIYAGLVAGSHYQHKGAAANYLCLTQQPSWNKYNDKEQAGGLVYGAEYEFDFRSRQQFFGREITNEDPPCAVCRTERPTVIMIPGSRQCLDGWTMEYHGYLSSGHYGHDAASEYVCLDVDPEVILGGTSNNDGKLFYLTEVRCGSSSLCPPYVNGRELSCVVCSK; from the exons ATGATATTCGTCTGGATGATTGTTGCCCAGTTTGTTCTATCGGGAGCGGACACTGAGCCACTGTGTTTATCAAGATTCGATTATGATTATAAACTATTATCAAAACTTGTAGAGCTGGAAACTGGCCAAAAGAGACTTCATGAAACAATTACGGAACAACAGACAGTAATCAACGAACTTCAAACAACAATAACAG GCTCTAGATCAAAAGAAGTTGGGTCTGTTTATACACGTTGGGGTAAATCTTCATGCCCTGGAAACGGCACAGAGACTATATATGCTGGACTTGTTGCGGGGTCACACTATCAACACAAAGGTGCAGCTGCTAACTACCTGTGTTTAACACAGCAGCCATCTTGGAACAAGTATAACGATAAAGAACAAGCCGGCGGACTTGTCTACGGGGCTGAATACGAGTTTGATTTTCGAAGCCGACAGCAATTCTTTGGTCGAGAAATAACTAATGAGGATCCACCCTGTGCTGTTTGCCGAACTGAACGGCCAACCGTCATAATGATTCCTGGCAGTCGACAATGCCTCGATGGCTGGACCATGGAATACCACGGTTACTTAAGCAGTGGGCATTACGGTCATGATGCAGCTTCCGAATATGTGTGTCTAGATGTCGATCCGGAAGTAATTTTGGGCGGAACATCTAATAATGATGGCAAGCTTTTCTACTTAACGGAAGTGCGATGCGGTTCCTCATCGCTTTGCCCTCCTTATGTGAATGGTCGAGAGCTTTCGTGCGTCGTGTGCTCCAAATAG
- the LOC128209425 gene encoding uncharacterized protein LOC128209425, whose protein sequence is MVQLILGWGKSSCAGNGTETIYSGLVAGSHYQHTGAAANYLCLTQQPSWNKYDDEEQDGGLVYGAEYEFDLRSRPYFFGREITDEDPPCAVCRTERPTVIMIPGSRQCLDGWTMEYHGYLSSGRNGHNAATEFVCLDVDPEVITGGASSNNGKLFYLTEVRCGASSLCPPYVNGRELSCVVCSK, encoded by the coding sequence ATGGTTCAACTTATACTAGGTTGGGGTAAATCTTCATGTGCTGGTAACGGCACAGAGACTATATATTCTGGGCTTGTTGCGGGGTCACACTATCAACACACAGGTGCAGCTGCCAATTACCTGTGCCTAACACAGCAACCATCGTGGAACAAGTATGACGACGAAGAACAAGATGGCGGACTTGTTTACGGAGCTGAATACGAGTTTGATCTTCGCAGTCGGCCATATTTCTTTGGTCGTGAAATAACTGATGAGGATCCACCCTGTGCTGTTTGCCGAACTGAACGGCCAACCGTAATAATGATTCCTGGCAGTCGACAATGCCTCGATGGCTGGACAATGGAATACCATGGTTACTTAAGCAGTGGGAGGAACGGTCATAATGCAGCTACCGAGTTTGTTTGTCTAGATGTCGACCCGGAAGTTATTACTGGCGGAGCATCTAGTAATAATGGCAAGCTGTTCTACCTGACGGAAGTCCGATGCGGTGCCTCCTCGCTTTGTCCGCCTTATGTGAATGGTCGAGAGCTTTCGTGTGTTGTGTGCTCTAAATGA